A portion of the Mesoplasma entomophilum genome contains these proteins:
- a CDS encoding lipoprotein — MKKLLAIIAAVGLTATTSSVVVSCTTTVNRFSKLNFSDKKIYDTLILKMLDNEFISVSQAQKFLKISDSEIITDVLKILDRKIAEEEYKATSSTLASTFKVKEKDVKENITNKLLNDLATNQFFSEYTAAIIGNSKGLVNDYNYSNNHSLNPFDLFKDDAKISYSIYFENSEDSKTTTSGSLTRWQVRGEFGENNWNIPSFETLNNNKFYIVGSTDKKGHVPALTAKPSISKVLNKETSVSDINGNFLVKPSESQDWFTGKEIMKYRFQSYINAKIIPDIYTQLISLAYLDSNLYTTNLTNTNYTRSFARLNTTNKLVSSFQNSLTAAPTSVNSNIKLIWSFKADVSQDATEWVNSYKKALNDPNAAGNVILKDDSIKILRDNFNSTEAGDKLVNTTKLGMDPFSIGLKGYNGIVKNNDTGVEAISGSLSISTDAQTAAKSVNQPTLLTGPKGQGFAVGDKGESEIVLVLPLYLNDIYDATNVTILPINGKAEMSIPENTWLPLGDKYSQSIDDMKEYSNPNNIDVIKDKSGNLYIKVQDGQESGQITLGKNRKTTITVKSKDDTMLGIHETINKADSSFTSSFDEDAQAKVKDTDKILFSILLARNSDPKSISQLTTNWNNSDKTSSDIKNLSATNKQLLISEIEKGLVTGDTDYTTEAKEELYTKYIMDGDNVLFQGLYDEISKYIKEDEGNSSD, encoded by the coding sequence ATGAAAAAATTATTAGCTATAATAGCAGCAGTCGGATTAACTGCTACTACTTCTTCAGTTGTTGTTTCTTGTACAACTACAGTAAATAGATTTTCAAAATTGAATTTCAGTGATAAAAAAATTTATGATACCTTAATTTTAAAAATGTTAGATAATGAATTTATTAGTGTTTCTCAAGCACAAAAGTTCTTAAAAATAAGCGACTCTGAAATTATTACTGACGTTTTAAAAATATTAGATAGAAAAATTGCAGAAGAAGAGTATAAAGCAACTAGTTCTACATTAGCTTCTACATTCAAAGTTAAAGAAAAAGATGTAAAAGAAAACATTACAAATAAATTGCTAAATGATTTAGCAACTAATCAATTCTTTAGCGAGTATACTGCTGCTATCATTGGTAATAGTAAAGGTTTAGTTAATGACTATAATTACTCAAACAATCATTCTTTAAACCCCTTTGATTTATTTAAAGATGATGCTAAAATAAGTTACTCAATTTATTTTGAAAATAGTGAAGATTCAAAAACAACAACAAGTGGTTCTTTGACTAGATGACAAGTACGTGGAGAGTTTGGAGAAAATAATTGAAACATACCAAGCTTTGAAACTTTAAATAATAATAAATTTTATATTGTTGGTTCGACAGATAAAAAAGGACATGTACCTGCACTTACTGCAAAACCTAGTATTTCAAAAGTTTTAAATAAAGAAACTTCAGTTAGTGATATTAATGGCAATTTTTTAGTAAAACCATCAGAAAGTCAAGATTGATTTACTGGTAAAGAGATTATGAAATATCGTTTTCAATCTTATATTAACGCAAAAATTATACCTGATATTTATACTCAATTAATTAGCTTAGCTTATTTAGATAGTAATTTATACACAACAAACCTAACAAATACTAACTATACAAGATCATTTGCTAGATTAAATACTACTAACAAATTAGTTTCATCTTTCCAAAACTCTTTAACAGCTGCTCCAACTTCTGTAAATTCAAATATTAAATTAATTTGATCATTCAAAGCTGATGTTTCACAAGATGCAACTGAGTGAGTTAATTCATACAAAAAAGCATTAAATGACCCAAATGCAGCTGGTAATGTTATTCTAAAAGATGACAGCATAAAAATCTTAAGAGATAATTTCAATTCAACTGAAGCTGGTGATAAATTAGTTAATACTACTAAGTTAGGAATGGATCCATTTTCAATCGGCTTAAAAGGATATAACGGTATTGTTAAAAATAACGACACTGGAGTTGAAGCAATTAGTGGTTCACTAAGTATTTCAACAGATGCTCAAACTGCTGCTAAATCAGTTAATCAGCCAACTTTATTAACTGGTCCAAAAGGTCAAGGTTTTGCTGTTGGTGATAAAGGTGAGAGTGAAATTGTTTTAGTTCTACCATTATATTTAAATGATATTTATGACGCTACAAATGTAACTATTCTGCCAATAAACGGTAAAGCTGAAATGTCAATTCCTGAAAATACTTGATTACCTCTTGGTGACAAATACAGCCAAAGCATTGATGACATGAAGGAATATTCAAACCCAAATAATATTGATGTTATAAAAGATAAAAGTGGGAATCTTTACATAAAGGTTCAAGACGGGCAAGAATCTGGACAAATAACTTTAGGTAAAAATAGAAAAACTACTATTACAGTTAAATCAAAAGATGATACTATGTTAGGTATTCATGAAACAATTAACAAAGCTGATTCAAGTTTTACTTCTAGTTTTGATGAAGATGCACAAGCTAAAGTAAAAGACACAGATAAAATCTTATTCTCTATTTTATTAGCTAGAAACTCAGATCCAAAAAGTATTTCGCAATTAACAACTAATTGAAATAACTCTGATAAAACAAGTTCAGATATTAAAAACTTGTCTGCTACTAACAAACAATTATTAATTTCAGAAATTGAAAAAGGTTTAGTGACTGGGGATACTGATTATACTACTGAAGCTAAAGAAGAACTTTATACTAAATACATTATGGATGGAGATAATGTTTTATTCCAAGGTCTGTATGATGAAATTTCTAAATATATTAAAGAAGACGAAGGGAATAGTTCAGACTAA
- a CDS encoding 3'-5' exoribonuclease YhaM family protein produces the protein MKKINELNNTVSSTDLVVRLEKVIVSTATNGSSYLILNLSDKTGRVEARKWTVTDEDKQLLQPNAFVLFKNAAVNEFRGVLQLKVSDYSILSEVDLNHFGLEGKDFFIEAPINIEKNYAELMSILESLTNQTYRELTISLIKKYEKEFLTYPAAMSIHHNVKGGLFWHSFTLVKNALALKPSYAYASIDWELLICGAILHDIGKVIEIIDSTGTDYSLQGKVIGHISIGNTELNKVAEELNLYKDEQGNINESLTLLQHMIIASHGKKEYGSPTEPVIIEAIMLSMFDDLDAKVFKINDELNKVEHKTWTPRIISVDGKMFYKHKK, from the coding sequence ATGAAAAAAATAAATGAATTAAATAACACAGTGTCTTCAACTGACTTAGTTGTTAGATTAGAAAAAGTTATTGTTTCAACAGCAACTAATGGCTCATCGTATTTAATTTTAAATTTATCAGATAAAACTGGTAGAGTAGAAGCTAGAAAATGAACTGTAACTGATGAAGATAAACAATTATTGCAACCAAATGCTTTTGTTTTATTCAAGAATGCTGCTGTGAACGAATTTAGGGGCGTATTGCAGCTTAAAGTAAGCGATTATAGTATTCTTAGCGAAGTTGATTTAAATCACTTTGGATTAGAGGGAAAAGACTTTTTTATTGAAGCACCGATTAACATTGAAAAAAACTATGCGGAGTTAATGAGTATTCTTGAAAGTTTAACAAATCAAACTTATCGTGAATTAACAATTAGCTTAATTAAAAAATATGAAAAAGAATTTTTAACTTACCCAGCTGCAATGTCAATTCACCATAATGTTAAAGGCGGATTATTCTGACATAGCTTCACACTAGTTAAAAATGCTCTAGCTTTAAAACCAAGTTATGCTTATGCTTCAATTGATTGAGAATTGTTGATTTGTGGAGCAATCCTACATGATATAGGTAAAGTAATTGAAATTATTGATTCAACTGGAACTGATTATAGTTTACAAGGTAAAGTAATTGGACATATTAGTATTGGTAATACTGAACTTAACAAAGTTGCAGAAGAATTAAATTTGTACAAAGATGAACAGGGAAATATAAATGAATCATTAACTTTATTGCAACATATGATTATTGCTAGTCATGGTAAAAAAGAATATGGTTCACCAACTGAACCAGTTATTATTGAAGCAATCATGTTGTCAATGTTTGATGATCTAGATGCTAAAGTATTTAAAATAAATGATGAATTAAATAAAGTTGAACATAAAACATGAACACCAAGAATTATTAGCGTTGATGGGAAAATGTTTTATAAACATAAAAAGTAA
- a CDS encoding HIT family protein has protein sequence MNDCLFCKIIKQEIPSYKIYENEYVYAFLDINPVSDGHALVIPKVHAENLTKTPDLYLVEVSKARKIVAEILQSKLNGVKGFNYISNQEAIAKQVIFHYHEHILPKFKEDEGFLHDKNVNLKYATLEDVFNEITK, from the coding sequence ATGAATGATTGTTTATTTTGTAAAATTATAAAACAAGAAATTCCTTCATATAAAATTTATGAGAATGAGTATGTTTACGCGTTCTTAGACATTAATCCTGTATCTGATGGTCATGCTTTAGTAATTCCAAAAGTACATGCTGAAAACTTAACTAAAACTCCAGATTTATATTTAGTTGAAGTAAGCAAAGCAAGAAAAATAGTTGCTGAAATACTACAATCAAAACTGAATGGTGTTAAAGGTTTTAACTATATTTCTAATCAAGAAGCAATAGCTAAGCAGGTTATATTCCATTATCACGAACATATATTACCTAAGTTTAAAGAAGATGAAGGTTTCTTACATGATAAGAACGTTAATCTTAAATATGCAACCTTAGAAGATGTGTTTAATGAAATAACAAAATAA